One window of the Indicator indicator isolate 239-I01 chromosome 13, UM_Iind_1.1, whole genome shotgun sequence genome contains the following:
- the LOC128970882 gene encoding aquaporin-12-like: protein MAGLNVSITFFSLVVGLCQALRCLSKWLLSPGAYSCLARELAGSLQLCMSCLELRMLVEIGLWGGGFGPDVVLTLLFLLFAVHGASFDGASANPTVSVQEFLLLESNLATAVAKLLAEGVGTGLGWALTKLYWSWELTQLHFIQNLIASECSSSIHTSLHHAAFVEGACSFLFHLILLKLRQSHPVYRVPTLAATVTFLTYTAGPFTGAFFNPALATAATFHCSGNSFWDYVQVYWLGPLAGMLAALLLYQGNIPRLFQRNLLYSQRSKYRVPKARLTAQVEAGKPQQKKKGEKNATKPHA from the exons ATGGCTGGCCTGAATGTCTCcattacctttttttccttggttGTTGGATTGTGCCAGGCACTCAGGTGTCTTTCCAAGTGGCTTCTGTCTCCTGGAGCATACAGCTGCCTTGCCAGAGAACTTGCTGGCTCATTACAGTTGTGTATGAGCTGCCTTGAGCTGAGGATGCTGGTGGAGATCGGCCTGTGGGGTGGTGGCTTTGGCCCAGATGTGGTCCTgactctgctcttcctcctctttgctgTTCATGGTGCCTCCTTCGATGGAGCATCTGCCAACCCAACTGTCTCTGTCCAGGAGTTCTTGCTCCTCGAGTCCAACCTTGCCACAGCTGTTGccaagctgctggctgagggtgtgggcacagggctgggctgggctctcaCTAAGCTCTACTGGTCCTGGGAGCTGACACAACTCCACTTCATCCAGAACCTGATAGCATCAGAGTGCAGCTCTTCCATCcacacatctctgcatcatGCTGCCTTTGTGGAAGGTGcctgctctttccttttccacctCATCCTGCTCAAGTTGCGACAGAGTCACCCAGTGTACCGAGTGCCCACACTGGCAGCCACTGTCACCTTCCTGACCTACACAG ctggACCGTTCACAGGAGCCTTCTTCAACCCTGCCCtggccacagctgccaccttccACTGCTCGGGAAACAGCTTTTGGGACTATGTCCAGGTGTACTGGCTGGGGCCCCTCGCAG GGATGCTTGCTGCCCTCTTGCTGTACCAAGGAAACATCCCACGGCTCTTCCAGAGAAACCTCCTTTACAGCCAGAGGAGCAAGTACAGGGTACCCAAAGCAAGGCTGACAGCGCAGGTGGAGGCTGGCAAGCCacagcagaagaagaaaggggagaagaatGCCACCAAGCCTCATGCCTGA